Part of the Henckelia pumila isolate YLH828 chromosome 2, ASM3356847v2, whole genome shotgun sequence genome is shown below.
TCAATAACTgaccatagattgaatgttaaaGTTATTTGAAATCTGACATTCGGGAGAGagaattttgaataggatcatgaaaatttttgtaGAATTCGAAAAGCCTACAATTTCCTTTGAGCTCGTTGAAAGATAACCATAAAACTTGATTAAactattttgttgtttgatttctgattgagatattgaaactgacatcaaaataataaaatttactcgACACTTGAGAGATACAGTAAATAACACTTGAGAGTTCTTAAcctataaattgaaataaatgatgttatcaattgatatgatttacatgaatgaaaattaaatgaaatcTTGTATCTAGAAACCATATCAGATCATGTACACAATCATCCTTGAAATTTTGGTTTGTTTAATTTATCTtagtttattgaattttaaaccttgattttctaaataaagttgAGGGTATTTTAATTACGGTAtttagtgtgaatataaatttacaATCCTTGCATGCGTAATACtctactcatcatatattaaaacttaacATCGTGTGCTTGCGAGCAAAAAACATGCAATAATCATCTCACATTTGAAACCAATTTCAAAACCATCATTGACCTTTCAAATGACATCAATGTCATCCCTCATCTCTTTTCGATTAAAAATAAGACCAATTATTTATCTTTTTAGTTGTTGATTTAAATggctttttgttttttttaatagtgtaaaaattataattattaaatattttagattaAATTAAAACATTTTCAGCCTTGATTCTCTAGTAAGAATAAACAAATGGGATTTCAATGAATATGATTTCCCTCTGTTTACACTTACAAATTAGCTTGCAGTTTTTGTGCAAGTTTAAACTGGGAAATTCAAGTCAAGCTACTCCTTATTCGCACTCTGTCTATAATCATTTGCCGACCGGACAAATCTTCTTCATACCCAACAACCTGAACAAGCAACGCAAATCATATTAAAATACCTCAACTTGATGTATCCCAcattttttttaccaaaattCCATTTTCTTTAATCGAGGATTTGAAAAATGTAAAATTTTCATCTGGACGAGAGGAAAAGTGCACTAATGATAGATACTTAGCAAGAAATATACCTGAGAATCAGTTTGAGTTTCGCTGAAACCATCGTGACTGCCCTTCACTGCAGCACTTCCAGAAAGATTGTCTTCCGCTTCATTTGACCTGAAACATTAGATTTTATTTACCAGTGTAGCTGTCTCAAATGAATATGGAGTGATTATATCTGGTCGGTTAGTCCTTTATGTCACGGATAAGTAGAGCTAATACACCACTCATTCACAAGAATCCGTAAATGGACAAAAGATGAAAACACAGTTGAGGAATCTAAAGCACATAAAATCATTTGGTTCTATGGATTACGAAAACCACATGCTTTCCAGGACAAAAGAGAACAGTTCACTTGCTGTCTGACAAAACCAGTAAATAAAACAGTAAAATAAGATGCACGTTCACCTGTTTACCCAACACTCTGCTCGAATCGCATCGGAATGGTGAATCGAAGACCTTTGACCAAGCATGGTGGAATTAGAAGATAAGATCTGATAGAATTTAAGGGTACCTTTAGCTAGAAAGAATGTTGAGTTTAAGTCTGAATTAAAGAACAAACAGATAAAATGGATACATTTTCATTGCAACCGCTTGTCTCCTGAGACTTAGGATCTTGAatctgatttaaaaaaaaaaaaaggaccaGTAAAACATGAGGGAACATCTCAACAACCTTTTCACGTGAAAATAAGGAATTGACACTCTACCTTGCTCGTTTGCTCCAACAAATCTTCTATAGCTGCTGCAACATCAGGAACTACCAAAGAAGCTCCTGTCATAGAAATGGTTGTGCTGTTTTCTGCAGGATTCTTCATGTTGACAGATGTGTCGTCTTTGGAGACACAAGATAGTGGGATCTTTACATTATCATTTCCCAATACTTTTGCTCTCTTACTGTAATTATTTAACTGCTTGGGCCCATGCCTCACCAGACATTTGTTGGATACAACTGTTTGCGTATTTCTCAAATCCTGTGACTTCATTGGTTGTGACGCATCATCCTCAGACAGCATCCTAACAGATTGTGAAGGATATTGGCTCACAGTAGACAGTCCTCGGTCCAGAGAAGTTGGCTCTTTCGGAAAAAATGCTTTCAGTTCGGCAACTTTGTTCTATCTCATTTTCAACAAGGTTTTAGTTACCAAAAAATGTGCATAATAAGAAAAATAGATTGCGAGCATCATAAACCAAGAAAAAAAGAAGACGGCAAAACCACCTGCAAGACACATTCATAAATCCACTCAGCAGTAACTACTTGAATTCCCCATCGGCAAGCTGCCTCGTACTTATCACCATCAGCATATTTAGATATCAGATGAGTGGCTTTCTTAGTCAGTTTTTCCACAAGTTTAACCCCAAGAACATAGCACAAATTCCTCAGCAGCAGTCTTTCTTTTGAATCATACCGCGAAACACAAAATCGATAGCCTTCAAACCCAGGTAAAGGGATTTGGCATGGAAGTGGAGAATAGAGTAGATGACTACCAACATTCAGCAAGCGACCATCCTTAAAACAAGGAGAGCCAATGTAGGTCAATATTTCTTACATCCCAAACGTACAAATGCACGGATAAAAACATTGCACTATAATCTGTTGGAACAAAATTTGCATCGGCATGGATGATGGCAAAGTTTAGTAAATTTGCTTGTCTCTTTTAATTCACAAGGTCAACTAACTGAGACCGCTCAGCAGCTGTGACAAATACTTGACGACAGGCAGCAGCAAAGTAGTTTAAGGAAAAACCAACTGAAGCAATCATCCAGTCTGGCCAGAAGATAAGACAAAGCAACAACGACGAAGTGCAGCAGCGACAAATCCAAATAAACAAGGGATGTTTGCGAAGGTCGGACAATAGATAAATATTATTCCTTGCAGAAACAACCGAGACTCGACATAGGAGGGATACATAGCACACAATCAGAACTCACAGCAAAACTCTCTACCATTAAGAGATTTGAAGACCATTGACCACTGGATATCCATTTTAAACTAGTACACCAAAGTTggattcattaaaaaaattatacctCTATGCAAGAATGAATCCAATGACTGGAAACATATGTACATCGGACAGCAGTCAAACAGGGTACTACACCATGACGCTCAACAATAAAGTGCACATTCTTTTTATTCTGATCTGGTGCTACCTCTCCTCCCCCTTCTTCAACCCACTGCAAAATTTCGGGTCTCTGGAGAAAGTATATCAACAATAAGTTCAGAAACGAAAAGAACTATATTATAATCAATGTCAAAGCGAAATAGATAAATTGACAGCATGTTGAATCACAGTAATAGTTGCAGATGCCTCTTAACAAGCAAGATTAGAAACCAGATCCAGCATAACATTCGGTTAAACTTATGTAGTTAAAGAAACGATTCTTGACATTAAGATATCACTCAGTTAATGAAAACAGGAATTTTTAACTTGTAAGCAAAGGCCAAGGCTATGTGAAAAATGTGCAGCATAGACACTTGAACCTcccacaaacaaataaaaagcaGCTTACCTGTTCTTCAGGAAAAGAACTTGAAAAACGAAACAGCTTTCCTTCAAAAACAGCTGAAGACTTTCTACCTGTTACCATGTTGCTCACATCACTTTGCAACTTCAAATCACCGTCTTCTTTAGCTTttaaaaaacataaactaaCACTGATTAGAACCATTCTACAGTAAATGAGAATCACTTGCCAAGAAAACCTCTTTTTTATCCACTAATTACCAAATAAAACTTCAGAATGAGGGGCTGAGTTTTCCCGGATATTATCATCTATCAGAGGCTGGGCACCAGCGAACTTCCCCTGTTTCATGCCAGTAACACTTGTCGCAGTCTTTTTATTGAAGAATACAGGATCTATAAACagattaataaatttttaaaaaaaaaaagcaataaGTAGAGATTCAGAATCATGTCTACGAACTGTTAAAGAACAGAATGTTAGAGGTGCATTTTTAGGTATTAACATGACGTCTTCAGCACCTTTAGGAAGAAGCAAATCATAAGCAATGTGCCTATGAAGCAAGGGAACTTCTTTCTTTTTGTGAGTACAGTCTTCAAGCCATGCTGTTTTGACTACATGAATGACTCCATTAGCTGCTAAACTCCTTACCTCCTTCATTTCACTGCAAAATCACACACAATATCAAATGTCTGCTTCAGTTGACAAGAACAGACACTTAATCTGCACTGGTTAACCATTACATATATGTTTATGAACATCAACTGCAATCGCTAGCTCATTTACTTTTTAAAATGCCATCGTaattaaaagaaaatgaaagatCAGAATAGTGGCCAAAGAATGTAAGGCTAGCAACAAATTCCTTTTTTTTGGCATGTTGAGCTAATCAGCCACATATATCAGATAAAACACCAACCCACATTTAGTAGACGGAAACCAGTACTATATTAAAACATAGAGCAGGAGTAGATAAACCAGGATGCATAgatataacaaaataaataatttattgacACTTGGAGAACATAGGTATTGAATACCATAAAATAATTGAAGTGTCAGCATAAGTTCACAAAAAGAATGTAAACATGTGTTTCTTGAGGCAGTGGCACAATTTTGGTTGCAAAAATAACTAGAAGCTTCTATGGAACAAATATCATGAGATACACTTAGATAAGCATTTCATGCACAGGCACAGCATCTTACGTCTCTGATGGATTTCCAACAACTAAATGCGTCAATTTTTCACTGAAGTACATGTAACGAGAACCGCCACCTCGGCGAACCATGTCTACCAGCTTCCGCATTTCAGATGACTCAAAGCCTACAAGTAGAATTCTGCACTCAGACAAGTATAAATCGTCATCCTCACTTTGAGAATCATCAGCAACACAACGATCAAATACAGAATCAATTTTTTGCTGATGACAAGGTGAATCATTCTCCTCTTTGGGAAATTGAAGAGCTTCGCAAAATGTAGAAGTAGAACGCATGGGCAGCTGAGTCTCGAGATCAGGTTCTGTATCCTGAGCAGACAAAATAGCGTCTGAATCTGAGGCAGTGGCCAGTAATGATGAAGCATATTGCGAATTTCTGATAACTTTGCCATGACTATATTTTTCTGATGTCTTTATAGTGCTTACAGAAGACGCAGAACTACCGAGGACAGGATAGGAATCCTCAATAAGGCATGCTACTTGTCCAAACAGCAATAGAAAAATCCACGATAAGAAGCAAGGAGAAAAAAATGGCCACTCCAATAAAATTAGATTACATTACGCTTAATGGGCACAAAGCAAACACATTGTTATACCTCTTCTAGCAACAGATTGATGAAACCATTTTCTGGATACTATGTGAA
Proteins encoded:
- the LOC140881050 gene encoding uncharacterized protein isoform X8 produces the protein MYRDIQITQQKMATKVFAGVNAFLSRNLVPPELFDAVHDALKFNGAQIVLCCDPSRNGPSDYHVISSSEHEKFEDLRSKGCKMLGPQCVLLCAKERRSLPNQEFTCCLAMDGVNILVSGFDKDEKVNIMKMVTTMGGVLLAKASSDVSFVVVKNVLAQKYKDTEPDLETQLPMRSTSTFCEALQFPKEENDSPCHQQKIDSVFDRCVADDSQSEDDDLYLSECRILLVGFESSEMRKLVDMVRRGGGSRYMYFSEKLTHLVVGNPSETEMKEVRSLAANGVIHVVKTAWLEDCTHKKKEVPLLHRHIAYDLLLPKDPVFFNKKTATSVTGMKQGKFAGAQPLIDDNIRENSAPHSEVLFAKEDGDLKLQSDVSNMVTGRKSSAVFEGKLFRFSSSFPEEQRPEILQWVEEGGGEVAPDQNKKNVHFIVERHGVVPCLTAVRCTYVSSHWIHSCIEDGRLLNVGSHLLYSPLPCQIPLPGFEGYRFCVSRYDSKERLLLRNLCYVLGVKLVEKLTKKATHLISKYADGDKYEAACRWGIQVVTAEWIYECVLQNKVAELKAFFPKEPTSLDRGLSTVSQYPSQSVRMLSEDDASQPMKSQDLRNTQTVVSNKCLVRHGPKQLNNYSKRAKVLGNDNVKIPLSCVSKDDTSVNMKNPAENSTTISMTGASLVVPDVAAAIEDLLEQTSKIQDPKSQETSGCNENILSSNSTMLGQRSSIHHSDAIRAECWVNRSNEAEDNLSGSAAVKGSHDGFSETQTDSQVVGYEEDLSGRQMIIDRVRIRSSLT
- the LOC140881050 gene encoding uncharacterized protein isoform X5 is translated as MYRDIQITQQKMATKVFAGVNAFLSRNLVPPELFDAVHDALKFNGAQIVLCCDPSRNGPSDYHVISSSEHEKFEDLRSKGCKMLGPQCVLLCAKERRSLPNQEFTCCLAMDGVNILVSGFDKDEKVNIMKMVTTMGGVLLAKASSDVSFVVVKNVLAQKYKWAVNSLKKPIVTLNWLIQCWKEHRVVPQESYRVPPFSGLTICVSGIPADERKEIEKLVIQNNGKYSAELTKKCTHLDTEPDLETQLPMRSTSTFCEALQFPKEENDSPCHQQKIDSVFDRCVADDSQSEDDDLYLSECRILLVGFESSEMRKLVDMVRRGGGSRYMYFSEKLTHLVVGNPSETEMKEVRSLAANGVIHVVKTAWLEDCTHKKKEVPLLHRHIAYDLLLPKDPVFFNKKTATSVTGMKQGKFAGAQPLIDDNIRENSAPHSEVLFAKEDGDLKLQSDVSNMVTGRKSSAVFEGKLFRFSSSFPEEQRPEILQWVEEGGGEVAPDQNKKNVHFIVERHGVVPCLTAVRCTYVSSHWIHSCIEDGRLLNVGSHLLYSPLPCQIPLPGFEGYRFCVSRYDSKERLLLRNLCYVLGVKLVEKLTKKATHLISKYADGDKYEAACRWGIQVVTAEWIYECVLQNKVAELKAFFPKEPTSLDRGLSTVSQYPSQSVRMLSEDDASQPMKSQDLRNTQTVVSNKCLVRHGPKQLNNYSKRAKVLGNDNVKIPLSCVSKDDTSVNMKNPAENSTTISMTGASLVVPDVAAAIEDLLEQTSKIQDPKSQETSGCNENILSSNSTMLGQRSSIHHSDAIRAECWVNRSNEAEDNLSGSAAVKGSHDGFSETQTDSQVVGYEEDLSGRQMIIDRVRIRSSLT
- the LOC140881050 gene encoding uncharacterized protein isoform X4; the encoded protein is MYRDIQITQQKMATKVFAGVNAFLSRNLVPPELFDAVHDALKFNGAQIVLCCDPSRNGPSDYHVISSSEHEKFEDLRSKGCKMLGPQCVLLCAKERRSLPNQEFTCCLAMDGVNILVSGFDKDEKVNIMKMVTTMGGVLLAKASSDVSFVVVKNVLAQKYKVIIYLVSTPEGDKYKVAKRWGHIHIVSRKWFHQSVARRACLIEDSYPVLGSSASSVSTIKTSEKYSHGKVIRNSQYASSLLATASDSDAILSAQDTEPDLETQLPMRSTSTFCEALQFPKEENDSPCHQQKIDSVFDRCVADDSQSEDDDLYLSECRILLVGFESSEMRKLVDMVRRGGGSRYMYFSEKLTHLVVGNPSETEMKEVRSLAANGVIHVVKTAWLEDCTHKKKEVPLLHRHIAYDLLLPKDPVFFNKKTATSVTGMKQGKFAGAQPLIDDNIRENSAPHSEVLFAKEDGDLKLQSDVSNMVTGRKSSAVFEGKLFRFSSSFPEEQRPEILQWVEEGGGEVAPDQNKKNVHFIVERHGVVPCLTAVRCTYVSSHWIHSCIEDGRLLNVGSHLLYSPLPCQIPLPGFEGYRFCVSRYDSKERLLLRNLCYVLGVKLVEKLTKKATHLISKYADGDKYEAACRWGIQVVTAEWIYECVLQNKVAELKAFFPKEPTSLDRGLSTVSQYPSQSVRMLSEDDASQPMKSQDLRNTQTVVSNKCLVRHGPKQLNNYSKRAKVLGNDNVKIPLSCVSKDDTSVNMKNPAENSTTISMTGASLVVPDVAAAIEDLLEQTSKIQDPKSQETSGCNENILSSNSTMLGQRSSIHHSDAIRAECWVNRSNEAEDNLSGSAAVKGSHDGFSETQTDSQVVGYEEDLSGRQMIIDRVRIRSSLT
- the LOC140881050 gene encoding uncharacterized protein isoform X6; translated protein: MFWLKNTRLLFIWFQWAVNSLKKPIVTLNWLIQCWKEHRVVPQESYRVPPFSGLTICVSGIPADERKEIEKLVIQNNGKYSAELTKKCTHLVCDAPEGDKYKVAKRWGHIHIVSRKWFHQSVARRACLIEDSYPVLGSSASSVSTIKTSEKYSHGKVIRNSQYASSLLATASDSDAILSAQDTEPDLETQLPMRSTSTFCEALQFPKEENDSPCHQQKIDSVFDRCVADDSQSEDDDLYLSECRILLVGFESSEMRKLVDMVRRGGGSRYMYFSEKLTHLVVGNPSETEMKEVRSLAANGVIHVVKTAWLEDCTHKKKEVPLLHRHIAYDLLLPKDPVFFNKKTATSVTGMKQGKFAGAQPLIDDNIRENSAPHSEVLFAKEDGDLKLQSDVSNMVTGRKSSAVFEGKLFRFSSSFPEEQRPEILQWVEEGGGEVAPDQNKKNVHFIVERHGVVPCLTAVRCTYVSSHWIHSCIEDGRLLNVGSHLLYSPLPCQIPLPGFEGYRFCVSRYDSKERLLLRNLCYVLGVKLVEKLTKKATHLISKYADGDKYEAACRWGIQVVTAEWIYECVLQNKVAELKAFFPKEPTSLDRGLSTVSQYPSQSVRMLSEDDASQPMKSQDLRNTQTVVSNKCLVRHGPKQLNNYSKRAKVLGNDNVKIPLSCVSKDDTSVNMKNPAENSTTISMTGASLVVPDVAAAIEDLLEQTSKIQDPKSQETSGCNENILSSNSTMLGQRSSIHHSDAIRAECWVNRSNEAEDNLSGSAAVKGSHDGFSETQTDSQVVGYEEDLSGRQMIIDRVRIRSSLT
- the LOC140881050 gene encoding uncharacterized protein isoform X2, with translation MYRDIQITQQKMATKVFAGVNAFLSRNLVPPELFDAVHDALKFNGAQIVLCCDPSRNGPSDYHVISSSEHEKFEDLRSKGCKMLGPQCVLLCAKERRSLPNQEFTCCLAMDGVNILVSGFDKDEKVNIMKMVTTMGGVLLAKASSDVSFVVVKNVLAQKYKWAVNSLKKPIVTLNWLIQCWKEHRVVPQESYRVPPFSGLTICVSGIPADERKEIEKLVIQNNGKYSAELTKKCTHLVCDAPEGDKYKVAKRWGHIHIVSRKWFHQSVARRACLIEDSYPVLGSSASSVSTIKTSEKYSHGKVIRNSQYASSLLATASDSDAILSAQDTEPDLETQLPMRSTSTFCEALQFPKEENDSPCHQQKIDSVFDRCVADDSQSEDDDLYLSECRILLVGFESSEMRKLVDMVRRGGGSRYMYFSEKLTHLVVGNPSETEMKEVRSLAANGVIHVVKTAWLEDCTHKKKEVPLLHRHIAYDLLLPKDPVFFNKKTATSVTGMKQGKFAGAQPLIDDNIRENSAPHSEVLFEDGDLKLQSDVSNMVTGRKSSAVFEGKLFRFSSSFPEEQRPEILQWVEEGGGEVAPDQNKKNVHFIVERHGVVPCLTAVRCTYVSSHWIHSCIEDGRLLNVGSHLLYSPLPCQIPLPGFEGYRFCVSRYDSKERLLLRNLCYVLGVKLVEKLTKKATHLISKYADGDKYEAACRWGIQVVTAEWIYECVLQNKVAELKAFFPKEPTSLDRGLSTVSQYPSQSVRMLSEDDASQPMKSQDLRNTQTVVSNKCLVRHGPKQLNNYSKRAKVLGNDNVKIPLSCVSKDDTSVNMKNPAENSTTISMTGASLVVPDVAAAIEDLLEQTSKIQDPKSQETSGCNENILSSNSTMLGQRSSIHHSDAIRAECWVNRSNEAEDNLSGSAAVKGSHDGFSETQTDSQVVGYEEDLSGRQMIIDRVRIRSSLT
- the LOC140881050 gene encoding uncharacterized protein isoform X3; its protein translation is MYRDIQITQQKMATKVFAGVNAFLSRNLVPPELFDAVHDALKFNGAQIVLCCDPSRNGPSDYHVISSSEHEKFEDLRSKGCKMLGPQCVLLCAKERRSLPNQEFTCCLAMDGVNILVSGFDKDEKVNIMKMVTTMGGVLLAKASSDVSFVVVKNVLAQKYKWAVNSLKKPIVTLNWLIQCWKEHRVVPQESYRVPPFSGLTICVSGIPADERKEIEKLVIQNNGKYSAELTKKCTHLVCDAPEGDKYKVAKRWGHIHIVSRKWFHQSVARRACLIEDSYPVLGSSASSDTEPDLETQLPMRSTSTFCEALQFPKEENDSPCHQQKIDSVFDRCVADDSQSEDDDLYLSECRILLVGFESSEMRKLVDMVRRGGGSRYMYFSEKLTHLVVGNPSETEMKEVRSLAANGVIHVVKTAWLEDCTHKKKEVPLLHRHIAYDLLLPKDPVFFNKKTATSVTGMKQGKFAGAQPLIDDNIRENSAPHSEVLFAKEDGDLKLQSDVSNMVTGRKSSAVFEGKLFRFSSSFPEEQRPEILQWVEEGGGEVAPDQNKKNVHFIVERHGVVPCLTAVRCTYVSSHWIHSCIEDGRLLNVGSHLLYSPLPCQIPLPGFEGYRFCVSRYDSKERLLLRNLCYVLGVKLVEKLTKKATHLISKYADGDKYEAACRWGIQVVTAEWIYECVLQNKVAELKAFFPKEPTSLDRGLSTVSQYPSQSVRMLSEDDASQPMKSQDLRNTQTVVSNKCLVRHGPKQLNNYSKRAKVLGNDNVKIPLSCVSKDDTSVNMKNPAENSTTISMTGASLVVPDVAAAIEDLLEQTSKIQDPKSQETSGCNENILSSNSTMLGQRSSIHHSDAIRAECWVNRSNEAEDNLSGSAAVKGSHDGFSETQTDSQVVGYEEDLSGRQMIIDRVRIRSSLT
- the LOC140881050 gene encoding uncharacterized protein isoform X1; this encodes MYRDIQITQQKMATKVFAGVNAFLSRNLVPPELFDAVHDALKFNGAQIVLCCDPSRNGPSDYHVISSSEHEKFEDLRSKGCKMLGPQCVLLCAKERRSLPNQEFTCCLAMDGVNILVSGFDKDEKVNIMKMVTTMGGVLLAKASSDVSFVVVKNVLAQKYKWAVNSLKKPIVTLNWLIQCWKEHRVVPQESYRVPPFSGLTICVSGIPADERKEIEKLVIQNNGKYSAELTKKCTHLVCDAPEGDKYKVAKRWGHIHIVSRKWFHQSVARRACLIEDSYPVLGSSASSVSTIKTSEKYSHGKVIRNSQYASSLLATASDSDAILSAQDTEPDLETQLPMRSTSTFCEALQFPKEENDSPCHQQKIDSVFDRCVADDSQSEDDDLYLSECRILLVGFESSEMRKLVDMVRRGGGSRYMYFSEKLTHLVVGNPSETEMKEVRSLAANGVIHVVKTAWLEDCTHKKKEVPLLHRHIAYDLLLPKDPVFFNKKTATSVTGMKQGKFAGAQPLIDDNIRENSAPHSEVLFAKEDGDLKLQSDVSNMVTGRKSSAVFEGKLFRFSSSFPEEQRPEILQWVEEGGGEVAPDQNKKNVHFIVERHGVVPCLTAVRCTYVSSHWIHSCIEDGRLLNVGSHLLYSPLPCQIPLPGFEGYRFCVSRYDSKERLLLRNLCYVLGVKLVEKLTKKATHLISKYADGDKYEAACRWGIQVVTAEWIYECVLQNKVAELKAFFPKEPTSLDRGLSTVSQYPSQSVRMLSEDDASQPMKSQDLRNTQTVVSNKCLVRHGPKQLNNYSKRAKVLGNDNVKIPLSCVSKDDTSVNMKNPAENSTTISMTGASLVVPDVAAAIEDLLEQTSKIQDPKSQETSGCNENILSSNSTMLGQRSSIHHSDAIRAECWVNRSNEAEDNLSGSAAVKGSHDGFSETQTDSQVVGYEEDLSGRQMIIDRVRIRSSLT
- the LOC140881050 gene encoding uncharacterized protein isoform X7, with protein sequence MGCQWAVNSLKKPIVTLNWLIQCWKEHRVVPQESYRVPPFSGLTICVSGIPADERKEIEKLVIQNNGKYSAELTKKCTHLVCDAPEGDKYKVAKRWGHIHIVSRKWFHQSVARRACLIEDSYPVLGSSASSVSTIKTSEKYSHGKVIRNSQYASSLLATASDSDAILSAQDTEPDLETQLPMRSTSTFCEALQFPKEENDSPCHQQKIDSVFDRCVADDSQSEDDDLYLSECRILLVGFESSEMRKLVDMVRRGGGSRYMYFSEKLTHLVVGNPSETEMKEVRSLAANGVIHVVKTAWLEDCTHKKKEVPLLHRHIAYDLLLPKDPVFFNKKTATSVTGMKQGKFAGAQPLIDDNIRENSAPHSEVLFAKEDGDLKLQSDVSNMVTGRKSSAVFEGKLFRFSSSFPEEQRPEILQWVEEGGGEVAPDQNKKNVHFIVERHGVVPCLTAVRCTYVSSHWIHSCIEDGRLLNVGSHLLYSPLPCQIPLPGFEGYRFCVSRYDSKERLLLRNLCYVLGVKLVEKLTKKATHLISKYADGDKYEAACRWGIQVVTAEWIYECVLQNKVAELKAFFPKEPTSLDRGLSTVSQYPSQSVRMLSEDDASQPMKSQDLRNTQTVVSNKCLVRHGPKQLNNYSKRAKVLGNDNVKIPLSCVSKDDTSVNMKNPAENSTTISMTGASLVVPDVAAAIEDLLEQTSKIQDPKSQETSGCNENILSSNSTMLGQRSSIHHSDAIRAECWVNRSNEAEDNLSGSAAVKGSHDGFSETQTDSQVVGYEEDLSGRQMIIDRVRIRSSLT